Part of the Gemmatimonadaceae bacterium genome is shown below.
TGCATCACGGGGTCCTCAACATTCCGGTGACCTCGTCGTCGACCTTCGTGCTCCTCATGTCGTCGCTGTGCATGGTGCTGGCGCACGCGGCCGTCGAGCGAAACGATCACAAGTGGTCGCAGATCTGGTTGCTCGCCACGGCGCTGTTAGGCGCGACCTTCCTCGGCTTTCAGGCGTTCGAGTTCACGTCGTTCGTCCACGAGGGACTCAAGATCACCACGAACCTGTTCGGCTCGACCTTCTTCATTACGACCGGATTCCACGGCGCGCACGTGACCGTCGGCGTACTCTGGCTGATCACGATGTGGTTCATCGACAAGAAACGCGGGCTCGGACCCCGAGACGCGGTCAACGTCGATGTGATGGCGCTCTATTGGCACTTCGTCGACGTCGTGTGGGTCGCGATCTTTACGTTCCTGTACCTGCTCCAGTAGCGAGGCCTCGATGACCGCCGATCATTCGCACGCGACTGCAGCGTCGGACGCTCACGAGCCGATCGCTCCGCCGCATAAGGAAGTCCACTTCCCCACCTGGAGCACGTACAAATGGGTCGCCCTGATTCTGGGCGTGCTCACCGTGGCCGAGGTCTGGATCTATTA
Proteins encoded:
- a CDS encoding heme-copper oxidase subunit III, which codes for MATAVAEHHAEHHYTSTGLPHTKIAIWAFIGSECFFFASLISTYLIYKGRSVTGPFPHTDWTDPATHILHHGVLNIPVTSSSTFVLLMSSLCMVLAHAAVERNDHKWSQIWLLATALLGATFLGFQAFEFTSFVHEGLKITTNLFGSTFFITTGFHGAHVTVGVLWLITMWFIDKKRGLGPRDAVNVDVMALYWHFVDVVWVAIFTFLYLLQ